The Deltaproteobacteria bacterium DNA segment CGGCGATAGCGGTCAAGCGGGCGGTCAGCCATCGGCCCAATAGTACGGGTGATGGCCGCGCCTGCCAAATGTTCTCGCACTGCTGGCGGATCGGTGTTATGGTCCGCCGTCGTCGGCTGGCGAACAGGAGTCTGGGATGGCGGCACGTGCGATTGCTTCGGGTACGATCAGCTTCGGGCTGGTTTCGGTTCCGGTCAAGCTTTATACCGCGACCCGCTCGCAGAGCCTGTCCTTCAATTTGCTGCACGCGCGCGACAAGTCGCGGCTGCGCCAGCAGTATGTCTGCGCGACTTGCGGTGAGGTGGTCGAGCGCAGCGCAATGGCCAAAGGCTACGAGTACGCCAAGGATCAGTACGTGGTGTTGGCGGAGGACGAGTTGAAGGCCATCGAGGAGCAGAGCGACCAGTCGATCGAGATCGAGGAGTTCGTGCCGATCAGCGCGGTCGATCCGCTGTATTTCGAGAAGGCTTATTTGCTCGGACCCGACAAAGGCGGCCACAAAGCCTACCGGCTGCTCTGCGAAGCCATGGCCAAGGCCGGGCAAGGGGCGGTGGGGAAGTTCTCCACGCGCGGCAAGCAGCAGCTGGTGTTGCTGCGCCAGGCGCAGGGCGGCCTGCTCATGCACGCGCTCTATT contains these protein-coding regions:
- a CDS encoding Ku protein — translated: MAARAIASGTISFGLVSVPVKLYTATRSQSLSFNLLHARDKSRLRQQYVCATCGEVVERSAMAKGYEYAKDQYVVLAEDELKAIEEQSDQSIEIEEFVPISAVDPLYFEKAYLLGPDKGGHKAYRLLCEAMAKAGQGAVGKFSTRGKQQLVLLRQAQGGLLMHALYYAGEVASFAEIDRGEGAALKPGEIELAVQLIEQLASPSFAPEKYDDTYRKKALAMIEQKIQGQEVVAAPAQAPRAQIIDLMEALKASLEAKRRGPAAVVPAAEERKPPRAKAPAVAARKSATRAK